The genomic window GCCGAATTTCACCAGTGCGCCGGTACTCGACTTGTCGTGGCTCGTGCTCAGAGCCGAGAGGTCGGGCTTGCCCGACGAGACGTACAGCGTCCCGTCGGCCACTATCGGCGGGGGAGTGAGATCGTCCGTGTTCAGGCGGGCTTCCGCCTCGGCAGCGGAGAACTCGGAGTCATCGACCGGGGCCGACGCGCCGATTCGTCCGCGGTCCGACCGCCTTACTCGAGCGCGCCGAACCCTTCGTCTTCCATCAGCTCGGCGACCTTCTCGGGGTGTTCGTACGCCGCGAGCAGGGCGAACTCCCGGGCGTCCGTCTTCGAGACCTCGCTGGTCCCGAGCTGCTCGGCGACGGCGTTCCGGAACTCGGCCTCCCGGTCGGCGACCTCGTCCCGGACGTGGATCTCGAGGCGGGTATCCCGCTCGTCGCCGACGTTGTTCCGCCGGACGAAGTACGGGTACTCGTCGATCGACGGTCCGTCGTCCGACGCCGCCACTGCGCCTCGGTCGGACGTGGACTGCTCGGTGGTGTCGGTCCGCTCCGTCGGGGTTTCGCGCTCCGCGTCGGCCGTCGTCGATTCGACCGGCTCCGGTTCGCGTCGCTCTGGCTGCTCCCGTTCGGCTCCCGATTCGTCGGTCTCGTCGCCGTCGTCCGTATCGTCGCTCCCGTCGCTATCGCCGCCGAAGTCGAGGTTCCCGGATCCGGATTTGAAGTTGCTCATGCGGTGGTTGCCTCCGTTTCACGCTCTCGCAGGTCGACAGTACGATCCTCGAAGTCCTCGATGTCGAGTTCCAGCACCGGGTCGGCGTCGGCGTCGAACGTCTCGGTCGCGACGAACTCGGCGAGTTCGTACAGCCGTCGCAGCGTCTCGATCTCCCGGTCCCGGACGCGGCGTTGCCCGGGTTCGCTCACCATCTCGCCGTCCTTCTCGAAGGTCTTCCAGCGCTCCTCGACCACCTTGAACGCCGAGCCCCGGGCCTCCCACATGGCGTCCATGAGGCTCTCGCGGTCCCCGATGGTGACCGGCGTGTCGAACGCCTCGGTGTTCTCGAACTGCTTCTGGTACTGTCGGTGGGCGTTGGTCTGGCCGACGCCGGAGGGCACGACGCAGGAGAGGCCCACCTCGATGTCGAGTTCCGTCTCCATGTTCCCGACGAGCTCCTCGAGCCCGTCCAGGCTCAGGTTGCCCTTCCCGGCCGGCTTGACGGGCGCGACGAGCGTCCGGAGCGCGAAGATGGCGTTGTAGAGCAGGTCCTCCGCACGCGCGTTCGGGTCGATGAGGACGGCGTCGTACTCCTCGTGTAGCTCCTCCGTCTCCCAGAGGAGGTCGTAGAGCAGCTCGAAGCGCGGGTAGTCGTCGCGGTCCATGTTCTGCATCCCCGTCTCGTAGGAGATCTTCTGCTCCAGGTTCGAGGTGAAGTCCCCGAGCATGTCGTGGCTCGGGACGACGTCGACGCCCTCCGCGGTCGTCTCGATCAGGTCCTCGAACTCCCCGTCGGGCATGTCCAGCACGTGCTTGACCAGGTTGTCGGCCTCGGGGTCGCTGCGGTGCTCGCCGACGTCGAAGAGGCTGGTCAGGTTCCCCTCCTGTGGGTCCAGGTCGATGACGAGCGTGTCCTGGCCCATCCGCTCCAGTGCGACCGCCAGGTTGGCCGTCATCGTCGTCTTGAACGTCCCGCCCGATTCCGAGTAGACCACGGCCGTTATCATATCCGTCTCGTTTTCTCTCCTGTACTATAAATCTGTGTCAGACGTACGGGCCAACTATTCGTTACAGCAGTCTGTAACAGTGCTCTGTATCGAAGGATGGCGTGCCGATTTCGCCGGTTCTGTCTCTTTGATGGTCCGTCTGTTACGGACGTCCCTAGCAGACGTCTGTTCATACTATCTGTAGCGGTTGCTCAGTGATCCTGCTATGGCAACTATCTGTAACGGACGTCTGTCCGAGCTATCTGTAACGCATACGCGGCAGACCTGCTGCAGCACCTATCTGTAACAGATGTCTGTATCGAACACTCGTGGCAGATTGTTGTCCCTGCTATTCGCCACTGATCTCCGCAACAGCTGGGACGGACGGCTCCCGGCTCCGGGATCTCACTCCCGGACCCGTTCAGTTCGTGCCCGTTGGTGCTGCTGGATGGATATCTGTCCCGTCTATCTGTAACAGGCGTCTGTAACAATGCGTCCGCATTCGACCGAACCCCGTGCCGTCCGTTCTGACGCGGCACGAGGGCGGCTCGTGCTGCGGTCGGGTCGCCGGGCACCGTGAGAACCAGCGGAGCCGACGCGCTCCGGCCGCCGGCCGGCAAATCTCCGAAGCGTCGTCAGAGTATTGGGTATCGACACTGCAGGTCGGAGTAATGGGACTGGACGAAGACTCCCTCGACTACCACAGCGCCGATCCGCCGGGGAAGATCGAGATCTCGACGACGAAGCCGACGAGTACGCAGCACGACCTCTCGCTGGCGTACTCGCCGGGCGTCGCCGCTCCCTGCCGGGAGATCGACGGCGACCCCGAGGAATCGTTCACCTACACGGCCAGGGGGAACCTCGTCGCGGTCGTCTCGGACGGCTCGGCGGTCCTGGGGCTGGGTGACATCGGGCCGGAGGCCTCCAAGCCGGTCATGGAGGGGAAGGGGGTCCTCTTCAAGCGCTTCGCCGATATCGACGTCTTCGACGTGGAACTGGACGCGAGCGATCCCGACGAGTTCGCCGACCACGTCGCGGCGATGGAGCCGACCTTCGGCGGCGTCAACCTCGAGGACATCGCGGCGCCGGAGTGCTTCGAGATCGAGCGCCAGCTCCGGGAGGCGATGGACGTCCCCGTCTTCCACGACGACCAGCACGGGACGGCCATCATCTCCGGGGCCGGACTGCTCAACGCCGCGGAGATCGCAGGGAAGGACCTCTCGGAACTCGACGTGACGTTCGCGGGGGCCGGGGCCGCGGCCACCGCGACGGCGGAGTTCTACGTCTCGCTCGGGGTACCGGAGGAGAACATCACGATGTGCGACATCGACGGTATCCTGACGACCGAGCGGGCGGAGGCGGGCGACCTCAACCCGTACAACCGCAGGTTCGCACAGGACGTGCCGGCGGGCGACCTCGCCGACGCGATGGACGGCGCGGACGTGTTCGTCGGGCTGTCGGTGGGCGGCGTCGTCGACCAAGAGATGGTCCGGTCGATGGCTGACGATCCGATCATCTTCGCGATGGCCAACCCCGATCCGGAGATCGGCTACGAGGAAGCGAAATCGGCTCGCGACGACACGGTCATCATGGCGACGGGACGCTCCGACTACCCCAACCAGGTCAACAACGTCCTCGGGTTCCCGTTCATCTTCCGGGGCGCGCTCGACGTGCGCGCGACCGAGATCAACGAGGAGATGAAGCGCGCCGCCGCCAGGGCGCTGGCCGACCTCGCCCACCAGGACGTGCCTGACGCCGTCGTCAAGGCCTACGGCGACCAGCCCCTGCAGTTCGGCCCCGAGTACATCCTCCCGAAGCCGCTGGATCCCCGGGTCCTGTTCGAGGTGGCGCCCGCCGTCGCCGAGGCCGCCGTCGAGTCCGGCGTCGCCCGCGAGGACGTCGATGCGGACTCGTACGTCGAGGCGCTGGAGGCGCGGCTGGGCAAGTCCCGGGAGATGATGCGGATCGCCCTCAACAAGGCCCGGAGCGACCCCAAGCGGCTCGTCCTGCCGGAGGGCGGCAGCGAGAAGATGATCCGGGCGGCCCACCAGATCGCCGACCAGGGCATCGCGGAACCCGTTCTGGTCGGCGACCGCGACCGGATCCGGGCGGCGGTCGACGGCCTCGGGTTCGACGTCGTCCCCGAGGTGCTGGACCCCGAGGAGATGGACCTGGAACCGTACGCCGACAGGCTGCACGAACTCCGCAAGCGCAAGGGCGTC from Halomicrobium salinisoli includes these protein-coding regions:
- a CDS encoding NADP-dependent malic enzyme, producing the protein MGLDEDSLDYHSADPPGKIEISTTKPTSTQHDLSLAYSPGVAAPCREIDGDPEESFTYTARGNLVAVVSDGSAVLGLGDIGPEASKPVMEGKGVLFKRFADIDVFDVELDASDPDEFADHVAAMEPTFGGVNLEDIAAPECFEIERQLREAMDVPVFHDDQHGTAIISGAGLLNAAEIAGKDLSELDVTFAGAGAAATATAEFYVSLGVPEENITMCDIDGILTTERAEAGDLNPYNRRFAQDVPAGDLADAMDGADVFVGLSVGGVVDQEMVRSMADDPIIFAMANPDPEIGYEEAKSARDDTVIMATGRSDYPNQVNNVLGFPFIFRGALDVRATEINEEMKRAAARALADLAHQDVPDAVVKAYGDQPLQFGPEYILPKPLDPRVLFEVAPAVAEAAVESGVAREDVDADSYVEALEARLGKSREMMRIALNKARSDPKRLVLPEGGSEKMIRAAHQIADQGIAEPVLVGDRDRIRAAVDGLGFDVVPEVLDPEEMDLEPYADRLHELRKRKGVTRQEAADLVRSGDYLASVMVEMDEADAMLTGVTHHYPEALRPPLQVIGTADDTDYAAGVYMLTFRNRVVFCADATVNQDPDADVLAEVTRLTGNLARRFNVEPRAALLSYSDFGSVQNVGTSKPRAAADRLRADPDIDFPVDGEMQADTAVVEEMLQGTYEFSDLDDPANVLVFPNLEASNIAYKLLQRLGGAEAIGPMLVGMDKPVHVIQRGDEVKDIVNLAGVAVVDAQQE
- a CDS encoding ParA family protein is translated as MITAVVYSESGGTFKTTMTANLAVALERMGQDTLVIDLDPQEGNLTSLFDVGEHRSDPEADNLVKHVLDMPDGEFEDLIETTAEGVDVVPSHDMLGDFTSNLEQKISYETGMQNMDRDDYPRFELLYDLLWETEELHEEYDAVLIDPNARAEDLLYNAIFALRTLVAPVKPAGKGNLSLDGLEELVGNMETELDIEVGLSCVVPSGVGQTNAHRQYQKQFENTEAFDTPVTIGDRESLMDAMWEARGSAFKVVEERWKTFEKDGEMVSEPGQRRVRDREIETLRRLYELAEFVATETFDADADPVLELDIEDFEDRTVDLRERETEATTA
- a CDS encoding acyl-CoA dehydrogenase codes for the protein MSNFKSGSGNLDFGGDSDGSDDTDDGDETDESGAEREQPERREPEPVESTTADAERETPTERTDTTEQSTSDRGAVAASDDGPSIDEYPYFVRRNNVGDERDTRLEIHVRDEVADREAEFRNAVAEQLGTSEVSKTDAREFALLAAYEHPEKVAELMEDEGFGALE